The Sulfolobus islandicus Y.N.15.51 sequence GGGACAATTCGTAGATATTGCAATGTTTGATGTAGGACTTTACGCAATGATCGAAAATATAGCTGGCGTAATGTTTGAAGGCAAAGGTTCAAGATTCGATAAAAGGTTAGGAAATAGACATCCAGTTACAGCACCTTATGCACTATATAAGACAAAAGATGGATATGTATTTATTGCTACAGCAAGTGATGAACAGTTTCATAAGTTATGTAAAGCGATGAAAATGTAACACTTAATTAACGATAAGAGGTTTCTAACTAATGACGATAGGGTTAAACATGTAGAAGAGTTAGATGCTATTATTAACGAATGGACCTCTAGCAAATCTAGCAAAGAGGTGGTGAATATCTTAAGGGGATATGATATTGCAGTAGCAGAAATTAAGCAACCTTCACATGTACTTAAAGAACCTCTAATATCCATTAGAAATATGCTTGTAGATGTTACACATCCTAAATTAGGCAATATAAAAATTTTAGGCAGCCCATTAAAATTAAGCGAGACACCAGGAATAGTTAAAGAACCAGGATATCCTATTGGCTACCATAACACTGAGATATATAAAAAACTTTTGAATATGTCAGAAAGGGAAATAGAAGAATTAAAACTTAAAGGAATTATTTAATTTATAAATTATAAAAACAAAATACTAAAATCTAAACCTAATTATAAAGCTTACAAGATATAATCAATAATTTTATTTACTTATTTTAAATTTTTAGAAGATGAATGCTATCTTACCGTAGTTTTGACTATCAGCTATTTTAAATGCCTCCTTATGTTCTTCTAATGGGAATTTATGTGTCACTATAGGTTTTAATGAAATCTTATGTGTTGTTATAAAATCAATTAAGTCATACATATTATACATATTTCCTACTAATACTGATTGCAATTGTAATGACTTTTCAATTATAGATAAGATATTTAACGTAGCATTATGAAGAGAATTACCTATTCCTACAAGGCCAATCTTACCTTTTCCTCGCACAATTTTAATTAAGGTCCCTATTGCTTCTGCACTTCCAGAAGAGCTAAAGGAGGAGTTAGAGAGATATAATTTGAAACCGGTGACGGTCGTAATAGGTGAGGATGGTAAGGGGAACTTGAGGATTACTAGGGGGTTTGTCGGGTGGATGGAGTTTGATATTGTTTATGAGAAACTCAAGAGGGCTGTAACTAAGTACTTGCTGGTTACATCAGTTTTAGGGATCGGGAGAAGTAGAGGGGTAGGATTCGGTGAGGTAAGAGTAGAGTTGAAGGACCAAAGTTAAAGGAGAGTGATTGATTAAATCGAGAAAAAGAGAAAGAGACTTGTACTTAAAAAATTCCTTCATTAAAGTCCCAGCAATTGTGAATCTCATTTTCTTAAATCGCTCTTTAATTAGGACACTTCTTATTACAGCAACGTCCTCTATCCAAGCTAAGGGAGGTAGAGCTTAACTGGGTGGATGGGGAAAAGGCCTCATGAGTTCGTACTAATATACATGGCTAATCGGGTTTGCAAAGAGGTACCAGCAAAGGTTAAATCTGTGATTTTTTAAGCATTTTTGCAAAGTACTTACTATATCTCCTTGCGTAGGGGAAATCATAAGTCGTATAGATTGCACGTAACTATTTTCATTACCCTTCATACATATAAGTTTAGTATCTTTTTAAATTTCAACATAACACTACTTATCAAACAAGTGGTGGGAAGCTTAGGGATACACGTTCAGCAAGGCTTATATATTAGCTGTAAGATAAAATTAATATGATGTTTGAAGACCCTGAGGAACACGATGAAAAGATAATTGCAGAGGATGAGCAAGAAATACCGTATACTGATGAGGACGAAATTGATGAAATAGTAAATGATATAGTTAGCGAATTACGAGCTTTTGGTTATTTCCCCACAGTTCGTACGATATCTATGGGAGGATACCCAGGAGCCATAGAGGTAAGTGGTTGGGATCGAGATAAATCCAGTAAAATCGAATACAGGATAGATATAGGTACTAATGTATTACACCTAAGGCGTACTGTGACGGTTCCTTTCCCTAGCGAAGAGCCGTGGGAAGAGGAGGAAGAGCCGTGAGAAACGCCGAAGATAAATATAATGGATACGTTTTCGCAGAGGAGGCCTATAAGAGATATGACAGTTAAGAACTTATGATCGCCCAGGAACTCCAGAAAAATCAATACCTATATCTACTAATGAACCATCATTGAGCCTTCTTATCTCATTCTCTATATTTACGTTACTATGATACCTAATTAGTTTATTTATCCCAATTTTTTCAGCTAATTTTAGTCTATTTTCATTAGTCTCTATACCTATGATATTATCAGTAATTTCTCTTAGAAAAGTGGCAGCTACAAGTCCTAATGGTCCAAGTCCAGTAATTGCTACACTACTACTGTCATTAACTCTTAAATCTCTAATGATTTGATAAGCGGTTATACCATTACAACCTAATATAGATGCGGTCTCATTATCTACTTCATTAGGTACTCTAAAAATTACTCCAATTGGGGCTAAGAAATAGTCAGCAAAAGTCCCTGAGGATCTCCAAGGATTATATAATTGCCCAAGAACTAATGTACTAGACATTCCGTTTTCACAATATTGAGGCCATCCTTTTTTACACATTTTACATTTAAAACATCCATATCTATGAAAAGCTATAACCCTATCCCCTTTCCTTAAGATCTCATTTTCATTACTTGATATATCATAAATTATACCTACTGCTTCATGTCCTGCTATTAGGTTTTTTCTTTCTCCTAATTTCTCTGGAGACGCTCTATAAAAATGTAAGTCGCTTCCACAGATTGTTGACATTATTGTTTTTATTACTACTTGTTCTCTTCCTATAGCTGAAATTTGAAATTCCTTTAATTCGGATTCTCTATTACCTTTAAAAACTATTCCTTTGATTTTCATTTTTGGCCCTCCCAAGCAATCTTGACAGCTTCTTCTAAACTCTTTCCTGTGACATCTATAGATAATATCCAAGTACCTAAAGCAAAAATAGCTGATAGTATTATTTCTAATATAAATGCATATTTAAGACCTAAGTACGCGTATAATGTGAGTGCAGGAAGGGCCAATCCAAAAGCAAAAAGGTTATCCCAACCAATTGTTGTACCCCTAACTCTAGACCTAGTTAGTTCAACCGATGGAATGTACATTAAAGTTCCTACTAAACCAACGTTAAAGAAATATATAAGTCCTATAGCTAATGTAGCAATAGGAATAGTAATAGAATGCAAAATATATGGTATTAAAAATAATAAGGATGGGGGTATAGTTAATATAAAACCTAATGTTCCAGTAATTTTTCTACCTATTTTATCTACGAGTGTGGACAACAATTTTGTTAATGCAGTATAAATTATACAAAGTGTGAATTTAATTTCAATTCATCACAAGATTAATTCGTTAATAAAGTAGATAGTAATAATTTTAACCTTATTCAAAATTTTTATTATAAATCAGAGAGTTTAAATGATACAACTTTAAGGAAATTTTAACCAAATTTCAAATGAATGAAATTGTTGTCCACACTGATAGTGTCGTCGTTAAGCTACAAATTCTGGGATTAACCTTCTCTCCCATAAGACTAGGGCTATGGAGTACATCATGGTGCGAATGCTCCTATTTACTGCCTTCGTTGCTCTCTTGAATCTAATTAGCCTATCCCTTAATGAGGAATGAAAGGACTCGTTCGGGTTAACTGGCGAGACAACCGTGTGGTCTTTCAACCAGAAGTACAAGTTATAATCATCGCTCACCCATCTACCCTCGTCAGGCAAATACTTTTTGACCTCAAGGAAAGTACTCTCATCCCTATCCCCCACAGAGTAAATGAGGTAAACTCCCAGCTTCGTGTACACGTAACAAGTGAAAACCCACTTGTAAAAAGCCCTAGCATTCTTGTACAAGTAAGTCCACATCTCATCAACAACCTTAGCAACAACCTTACCCTTGACCAGCTCCTTAGCCCTACCCCACAACTCAACCAACTTCTCATGCTTTTTCCTACCATAACGCTTAATCCAAGTGAAAACAGTACCAAGAGGTACGTTAAGCACCCTAGAAATAGCCCTCATACTCATACCATTAGCATACATTCTCAAAGCCTCCTCCCTCAACTTCCTAGAATGATGATGATAACTAGCATCACCCAAGAAGTACTTACCACAATCCCTACACAAAAACTTCTGCCTACCCAAAGGCCTACCACACTTAACAACATGATGACTACCACAAGAGGGACAAGAAACGTCTTGCCTAAATACAGGCTTCCTACCCATAAGTAATACTCGTTATACAAATATAAATAACTTAACGACGACACTACCTCCACACTCTTAATAGCAGAAGTTGGATTAAATCTACCATGAGCGTCAATCATTATATCTATGCTATACCCCACTGAATCCCTTATTGCCCTTAGTCTATCCTTAGCCTTCTCAAGATCCTCATTATTTATCTTGGGCCCAGAACCTCCGAAGGGATCTATCTTAACGGCATTAAACCCCATTTCCACTACGCCTCTGACAGCATTTGCAAATTCTTCTGGCGATCTGTCACCAGATATGAATCCATTAGCATAAACTCTTACTGAATCTCTAACTTTACCACCTAGTAATTCGTATACTGGCTTATTAACACTCTTTCCTAATATGTCCCATAGGGCTTGTTCTATAGCGCTAATAGCTGTCATTAATATTGGACCACCTCTCCAGAAAAAATGTCTATACAAGAAATTATAAATTTCTTGTATATTTATTTCCCTCCCTATTAAAAATGGCTTAAAATCATATATTGCGGCCTCTACAGTTTTCTCGAAATCTCCCATAGTTCCCTCTCCATAACCAGATATTCCTTCATCTGTATCAATCTTGGTTATTACGAAATTTCTCCATACTGCGTTTACTAGATAGACTTTTACATCTTTTATTTTCAATTATCTCACCTCGAATAGACTATTAATTTAGTTTCGGTCATTTCTAACATAGTATCGATAACACTTTCCCTACCTATACCGCTCTTCTTAAAACCTCCGAAAGGTAAATTATCCCACCTTAGTCTGGTAGTATCGTTTATTATTACCGTTCCAGCATTAATTTTTGATGCTATTTCATACGCCCTTGAAAAATTAGACGTAAAAATAGATGCATCTAAACCATATTGAGTAGAATTTGCAACGTTCACTGCTTCCTCATCACTCTTAACTGTGACAACTGGAAGGATAGGTCCGAAAACCTCCTCTCTAAGTACCCTAGCTTTTGAGATTGGGGATAAACGTAAAATTACTGGGGGAAAGTAGTAGCCTCTTTCTGGGACACTTCCCTTATATATTATTTCAGCACCCTTATTTAACGCGTCGTTTAGAAACTCCCTCATTCTATTAACGGCTTGTTGGGAGATTAAAGGTGGTATGTCTACATCTTCATCCATAGGATCTCCAGCCTTATATTTTTGTAATTCTTCTTTCATTCTTTTAATGAATTCCTCTTCTATTTCCTTCCTTACAATAATTCTTTTTGTCGCATTGCAAAACTGACCAGCGAAGTCAAATCTACCTACTAAGGCTGACCTTATCGCCTTATTTAAGTCAGCGTCTTCTAAAACGATCATAGAATCGCTTCCCCCTAATTCCATTATTACCCTCTTACCATTCTTTATCGCCTTACTCGCAAGTTCCAGCCCAACTTCTACCGATCCAGTAAAGGTTATAAGTGAAACTTTCTCATTAACTACGAATTCCTCACCTATCATATTTGCGTCTCCAGTAACGACGTTAACACTACCCTCCGGAAACTTCTTTAATACTAATTCCGCTAATTTAAGTTGAGTTAAAGGAGTTAATGATGATGGTTTAAATACTACCGAATTACCTACCGCTAACGCTGGAGCTACTTTGTGGGCGAAACTTGCTGCGGGGAAATTAAATGGGGTTATTGCACCTACAACGCCTATGGGTTCCCTTTTAATGAAAGCAATTCTCTTCTCATTTCCCGCAGGGAATTCGTATAAGTCGAGGGGAACGAATTTCCCTTCTAAAACCCTCTTAAGCTCTGAGGAGGCTAGTTCGAAAATTTGGGCGGTTCTCTCGATTTCCGCTCTTGAACTCTTTATAGGTCTTCCAGTTTCTTTAGTCATTGTAATTGCTAGATCGTTAAGATTTTCTCTAATAAGTGAGGTGATTTCTAATAGCAGTTTAGATCTTTTAGCAGGAGTAATTGAATTCAGTACTGGAAAACTTTCGTAAGCTATGTCAATTGCTCTCCTTACATCTTCCTTAGATAACGAGGGAACGTAATCGATTATTTCGCCAGTAGCCGGATTCCTAACTGGGATCCTATTTTCACTGTCTACTTTTTCTTTACCGATAATAGCTTGCATGTATACAATTATGTATTCATAATTAAAAACTTTACTGGATATAATAGACCTATTTTAGGTGAATGAAAGAATGGTATTAAGATTGTGTATAAATAATGATATTTATTAAATATAGTTGTTTCAATATAAATACTTATATTGAAAAAAGATTTTAATTATATGTGAACAATCTTAACTTTGATTGAAAAATGGAACCCGTAATAACCCACTTCCTTAACCTCTTTCAATATGAGGCAGTAGGGGAAGGTTCATATAAGATTAAGAGGATTCAAAGTATTTTGAAGTTGATCCAAAAAGGAGAAATTATAGAACTTGGAAAGACAGTAAAGAACGGTCTATATTATTTCGCCCACGGTCCAGTTTACATAAGTAAACAGTTACATTATGATGATGCTAAAAGAAGATATAGGGATTTGGATATACCGGAGGGAACAGGCTTCGCTAATGTTAGGCTGAGTATGTGTGATCATACCGGTACTCATATAGATGCGTTGAATCACGTATCTGAAAAAGGTAAACTGTTCGGAGGAATTGATATAAAGACCATGAGGGCTGATGTGGATGGATATAAGGATTTGGATATTACCACAATACCTCCAATAATTACTAGGGCTATCTTCTTCGATGTTTCTGATATAGGCTTAGAAAGGGAGGTTACAAGTGAAGACTTACAAAAGAGGTTAAAGGTTAACGTGGAGAAGGGGGATGCAGCTATTATATATACGGGTTTTAGTAAAGACGGTGCTGAAGAAGAGCTTGGAATAGGTTTAGATGCTGCTAAATGGTTAGTTAGTAAGGGTTTTGGATTGGTGGGGAGCGATTCACCAAGGACTGAATACGTAATAAATGGAAGTAAAAGTTACTTACCAGTTCATAGGTATTTAATTGCTGAAAACGGAATACCTATCATAGATAATATGTATTTAGAGGCGCTGGCTAAGTTACTGGTGGGCAAGCAGGAGTTCGTGTTAATAGTATTGCCACTTAGATTAAGTGGAGCTACAGCATCTCCGTTAAATCCCATAGCCTTGCTTTAATTTTTGAAAATTAAAATTTATTATAAAAAATTTTTATATGATTAATCAGCGAAGTCCAGCGAAATTCCTTTCTCTTCTAGATGTTTAGCTACCTTTTCTCTTATTTTAGTTAAAACGTCAATGACCATATCATATGGTTTCATTCCGTAATCTACTAAGAACATAATCCTACTCGGTTTAGCTAATTTGTATATCTTATAGATTTGATTTGCAACATCTTCTGGACTACCGAATAGTAATAGCCCGCTACCATATAATTCATCAAGTGTTCTTCTCTTAGCGTAAAGTCTTGAGAATACATATCTATGAAGGTACTCTTTAGAAGTCTCAACTGCGTCATGGAATGAGTTAGCTACGTGTGTGTGGAAAGAAAGGGATAACTCTTTTTCCTCAGTTTTGCTCTCTTTAAGACCTTCTCTGAAGGAATTTACAACTGGCATTATATCATCGATCTTATCTACTGTGGCATATGGTATCATTATTAAGTTAAATCCCTTCTTTCCTACATGGTACGCAGCTTCAGCTCTAAGTACTGCTATCCATATGGGGGGATGAGGTTTTTGCATTGGTAATACATTTATTCCTATATTTTCGTATTTAAAATACTTCCCGTTAACAGTAATCTTCTCACCTCTCATTAGCTTAATGATTATGTCTAGGGCTTCATCGAATATCTCTCTTTTAGCCTCAGGGGGGACGTTAAAGCCGGTAAATTCGTGTTTTAAATACCCGCTACCTACTGCTAAATTTAATCTTCCCTTAGAGAGAGTGTCTAATAACGAATATTCTTCAGCCACTTGTATGGGATTTCTGAAGACTATTGTGGAAACTGCTGGTCCTAATCTTATTCTGCTAGTTCTACTCGCTAAATACGTTAAATATATTGGGGCTGATGGGACTATTCCGTAATCTATGAAGTGGTGTTCTGCTATCCAAACACCTCTATATCCTAATTTTTCAGCATATTCCACTTCCCTAGCTATTTGTTCGTAATATTCTCCCTTTGAAATACCCGAATCTGGGTGATAGTCTACAACCCAAAATAACTCTGGTTTTATTTTATCCATCATATTTATTTTTAAGTATATCAAAATAAATGTTTCATAGAAACGTTTCGATTATATACTTAAATACTTAGGTTAAAAGATTATATTATGGTATTCTATTATAGGCAAGGTGAAGTTCCAAAGAAGAGGCATACTGTTTTCATGAAGGATAATTTGTTGTTAAGAGAGGAAGTGTTTGGTTTAAATGGATTTAGTGGTAGATATTCCCTCCTTTATCACTTAAATCCGCCTACTAGAATAGTGAAGGTCGGAGAATGGAGAAATAGTGTAATTGAGGAATGGAAGGACGCTGGATATAAACATCATAAGCTTTCCACGAGTAAATTGAGGAAGTCTAATGATGTATTTTTAGATAGGATTCCCCTAATTTTTAATAAGGACGTTATTATATCTTACGCTAAGGTGGATGAGGGGGAGAGTAAATTATTTTATAGGAATGCTGATTTCGATGAAGTTTATTACATTCAGGAGGGAGAAGCTGAATTTAGGAGCGTTTTCGGAAGCATAGAATTGGTGCAGGGAGATTATTTAGTTATTCCCAGAGGGACTACTTATACGTTTAATTTTAAAAGATATTCGGAACTTCTCATAGTAGAGGGTAGGCAAGTTGAAATACCTAGACAGTACAGAAATGATTACGGACAATTAATTGAAGGTTCGTTCTATTATAATAGGGATATTAAATTACCCAATTTAAAGACGTTTAATGAGAAAGGGGATTATAACTTAGTAGTAAAAACTTCTCAAGGCTTCCAATCTATTACTTTAGACTATCATCCCTTTGATGTTATAGGGTGGGACGGATATCTTTATCCATTTGCGTTAAACGTTTACGATTTAGAGCCAATTACTGGTAAGCTACACCAGCCTCCAACAGTATATACGACTTTCACGGCTAATAATTTCGTAATATGTACTTTTGTTCCTAGACTATTTGATTACCATCCTAATTCTGTCCCAATATCTTATTATCACGATAATGTGGACGCAGACGAGGTACTATTTTACTCTTCTGGGCAATTCATGAGTAGGAGGGGAATTTCAAAAGGAGATATAACGCTACATAGGGGTGGGCATGTTCACGGTCCTCAACCTGGAGCTGTTGAATCGAGTTTAAGTAAAAGGGGAAGTTATAACGATGAAGTTGCAGTAATGGTGGAAACTCAGAGGAGAGTTAAGTTAACGAATTACGCTAAAGAGGTGGATGATCCTTCATATCCTTTGTCATGGTATATCCCATAAATCTTTTATACTTATATTTATTAAACTAAATTATGGAAAAATTTTCAGTATTGTCAATTCACCTTTTTCATCCAGGATGTTGGACTTCTATAACGGATAAATATGAGGTTAACGTTAAACTCATATCCCAAAACTTCAGTGACGACGATTTCTTTTCGTCAAGGGTTCTAATATTAGGTAGGGATACTAAGAAGTTAATTAATGAGATGAGGACTTCGAAAAGCGTTAAGGTAATTAAGGTATACTCAATGGATAGAGGAGCCTTCTTAGTAGACTTTATTTACCCTAAAAGGAACGCGATTTCTAATTTAATTCATGAAACAGAATCCATTGTAGTATCCCATAGGATCGTAGATGGTACTGAAAAGTGGAAAATTGTTGCTAATGTTTCTTTTATACCTAAGATTTTAGAGAGCTTAGAAAGAACTTCGAATTTAATAAATTTTAAAGAAATTAAATTAAGTGAGTTACGGAAGTTGATGAGTAAATTAACTGATAGAAATCTGGAAATACTTAAGATAGCATATGAAAGAGGGTTATTTGATTACCCTAGGCAGTGTAAGTTAACTTCGATAAGTAATGAAATAGGGATTAAGCCAAATACCCTTTTATATCACATAAGGAAAGCTGAGAAGTTATTATTGGAAATTTTATTAGATGAGTATTATAGCTTATTATGAAAACAAATTTAAACCACAAAACTAATAAAAGAAATATGAGCGTAAATAAAATCTATCTTCTCGATCATGGTAAAATAAGTGCAGATTTAGCGTGGTTTTTACCAACGTTCATGACTGAAGAGGAAATGAAAAACCCTAAGCCGAGGAGTTGGATAGATGTTAGCGTTATGAGCGCTGTTATAGAACATAAAGACGGGATAATACTTTTTGATACTGGCATATCAGAGAAGGTAAAGGAGAAATGGCCACAAATAGCTCTCAGTGCCTTCCCGGTCACGAAATTTTCTGATGAAAATAGAATGGAAAACCACCTGAGACAAATAGGACTTAAACCAGAGGATATTCACTTTATAGTATTTTCTCATTTACATTTAGATCACACTGGGAATTTAGATCTTTTCAGAAGTGCGAAACCAGCGGTAATAGTCCATGAAAAGGAATTGAAATACTCGTTATTAAACGTATGGTTAAATAAGCCAGTCCCATATTTACTTAAGGACCTCGAAATATTAAGGGAGATGAATGTAGTCCCAATGTCAGCTGATTACCTAGAGTTATTACTGGGAGTCGAATTATACTTGTTCGGTGGACACACCCCTGGATCCATCATCTTAAAGGTCAGAACTCAAAATGATAATAATTACATATTTACGGGAGACTTCATACATCTCCCTGACGAATTGGATTTCGAAAGTAAGGGATGGCTTTTAGGAAACGCGGAAGAATATTATACTAGAATAAGGTTACTTAAAGCACTAATGAAGTTACCGAGAACTAACGTTATAATAACTCACGATCCTAAATTATGGGATAAGTATCCTAAAGCTCCCAAGGAGTTAAAATGATTTTCATCTAATTATATTGCTGATTACAACAATTATTATTTTTACTTTGATATTTGCGAAGTGTTAATTATTTTAGCTTAATATTTTTCATGACTTTGGTCTTATATTAACTTATAGTTAAATAGTTATAGATTATTATATTCAAATTTCATAAATAATTCTTATTATCTTTATAATTACAGTTTTTATAACGGATTAAAGGGCATATTGGGCTAAGTTTAAGAGGGAAACATATTATACTCTACACATTATTTGGGAGTGTTCTCATGTAGTCATCTTATTCGATATTGTTTAGAAAAATTATATCAAATTTTCTCTACTATACTGTACTCCCTTCAAGTAAGCCTCATTCAAGGGAGTCCTCTCCCTTGAATAAATTACAAGGTGCATAACGTTCAACAAGGCAAGACTATAATCAACCATTCACTCCTATTGACGACCTTAGTATCCCTAGCCAACATAGCCAAGTGAGACCTACAGTAAGAATTATAACTCTCGATAGTGTAAGCGTACTTCTTGCTAGTAACGTGATTATCAAGAACTTGATAAATACAATAATCATCAGTATAATTAACCTCACTCTTAGGAAACGTCATAGGAAAAGTCCTATAATCCCTATCGCCATGAAGAAAGGTGAACCATCAACCAAAGCAGTCCAAATCCAAAGATTCTCTCTTAGGACCATGCCTAACACGAACGTAAGTCCAACTCTCATCAAGTATCGTGAATTTTGAAGTAAAATTCTTTAGTTTTGAAAGACTGATATACCAACGTATGCCTTTATCCCTGCTCTCTTTATCAAACTGCTGTAGTTAATGGTCTTCCTTCAACCTTAGATATTCCCCTCATGCTCATCCTGTTCAGATACTCCTTCAAGATTCTTTCTTTTTGTTTCTTGTCCAGCTTGTGATTAACGTGGTAAAACGTTTTTCCGCACGTTTTACAGTTGTACTTTGTTTTTCCCCTAGATGATCCGTTCTTTATTATTTTATTTGAGTTGCACGATGGACATGTTGGTCTTTCTTCTTCTTTTTAGTGTAGTGTTGATGGTGTTATTCCTAGTTTCATTATTTGCACTCCTAGAAGGTATGGTGCTATAGCGAGTGCAAGGTCTTCTAACTTGTACTTTCTAGGCTTAAGATTTAAATTTCTTAGAATCAGAAGTATTAATTGTGCAAGGGTTACGAGGTTCATTGAGTCCCTACAAAAATCTCGTAATTCTTGCACATAAATGTTCTAGAAGTAATTTTTACGCCATTCTAATAATTTCGCATTTAGCTCTCGAATAAGATGACTGCATAAGAAGACTCCCATTTGTTTTTCTTTCTCAGCTTTTCTCGGTCTTCCCGATCTGGGCTTGTCTCTTAGTCCATCAAGACCTTCTTTCTTGTACTTGCCAACCCACAATTTTATTGTGGAATAACCCTTGTTCAGCATTTTCGAAACTTCCTTCTCCGATTTACCGTCAACTAAGTGCAACTTTACTGCGAGAATCCTCTCCTTAATCCTAGCGTCCTTCTCTTCCTCATAAGCTTGAACCAAATCTTCCATAATTCAATTTGGTAATACTATTCTATAAACTTTTTGGAAATACTAACACAACTGCTAGAATAGTAGTTGAAATTAGAGTTTATGACATACCCGTATTAACTGGTAACTCACTAAAGCATTGGCATTCAGTCTATCTTGCTGAAGTCTATATAACATTAGGTGGTAAACATGCTAATGAATTATGTAAAGCTGGAATTGGATTCAGAGGATATAAACTAGAATCAACATTAGATGATACAAAGGCTGCAACATCAGAGAATGAAGCGATTGAAGACGTATGTAATGATATACACGGTTTTCTAATTACCATTAAAGGGCAAGGTAAAATTGGATAATGATAACGTGTGAACTAATAACTTATGAGTAGACTTATGCTGACCTACTTTATGGATTTCTTCAATTTTTATCAAAGCTAACGTTAAGCTTACTTTTAAATCAACGCTTGATTTTGAATTTAAGGAAAATTGATGAGCTTAACATCTTAGAAAATTGAATTAGTCCACAAAGCAATGCTGACCTTAACCTTTAAAGTCTGAGGAAGTATATTTACCCTCTTTTTCCTCTATTTTCCTAAACTCCAATCTTATCTCACCAAACCCAATGCCCCTACTTCTTCCTATACCCAAGTAAGAAGATGTTAACAAATAATTCAAAGCTCTCCTCTTCAACCTCTCATCTGGAATGTCGAACTCAATCCAACCCATAACACCCCTCGCTTTTCTTAAATTTCCCTTACTATCCTCACCAATGGCAACGGTAACTGGATGTAAATCATAACCTATAATTCTAGATAAGGCATTAGAAAGAATGCCAAATTTAAACGCTCTGACCTCAACTTCCTTCTTCCCAATCAAATTGCAATATACATTATAAGCGTAAGCAACAATTAAGCCAACTGATGGCAAAGTTGAGTAACCCGCATCGATTTTCTTATACCTTTCAGAAAGGGAAGGAGGAAGTAAAACCTTAGACGAAAGCAATGT is a genomic window containing:
- the cas6 gene encoding CRISPR-associated endoribonuclease Cas6, whose protein sequence is MPLIFKIGYNVIPLQDVILPTPSSKVLKYLIQSGKLIPSLKDLITSRDKYKPIFISHLGFKQRRIFQTNGNLKTITKGSRLSSIIAFSTQANVLSEVADEGIFETVYGKFHIMIESIEIVEVEKLKEEVEKHMNDNIRVRFVSPTLLSSKVLLPPSLSERYKKIDAGYSTLPSVGLIVAYAYNVYCNLIGKKEVEVRAFKFGILSNALSRIIGYDLHPVTVAIGEDSKGNLRKARGVMGWIEFDIPDERLKRRALNYLLTSSYLGIGRSRGIGFGEIRLEFRKIEEKEGKYTSSDFKG
- a CDS encoding MBL fold metallo-hydrolase; the protein is MSVNKIYLLDHGKISADLAWFLPTFMTEEEMKNPKPRSWIDVSVMSAVIEHKDGIILFDTGISEKVKEKWPQIALSAFPVTKFSDENRMENHLRQIGLKPEDIHFIVFSHLHLDHTGNLDLFRSAKPAVIVHEKELKYSLLNVWLNKPVPYLLKDLEILREMNVVPMSADYLELLLGVELYLFGGHTPGSIILKVRTQNDNNYIFTGDFIHLPDELDFESKGWLLGNAEEYYTRIRLLKALMKLPRTNVIITHDPKLWDKYPKAPKELK
- a CDS encoding homogentisate 1,2-dioxygenase, with the protein product MVFYYRQGEVPKKRHTVFMKDNLLLREEVFGLNGFSGRYSLLYHLNPPTRIVKVGEWRNSVIEEWKDAGYKHHKLSTSKLRKSNDVFLDRIPLIFNKDVIISYAKVDEGESKLFYRNADFDEVYYIQEGEAEFRSVFGSIELVQGDYLVIPRGTTYTFNFKRYSELLIVEGRQVEIPRQYRNDYGQLIEGSFYYNRDIKLPNLKTFNEKGDYNLVVKTSQGFQSITLDYHPFDVIGWDGYLYPFALNVYDLEPITGKLHQPPTVYTTFTANNFVICTFVPRLFDYHPNSVPISYYHDNVDADEVLFYSSGQFMSRRGISKGDITLHRGGHVHGPQPGAVESSLSKRGSYNDEVAVMVETQRRVKLTNYAKEVDDPSYPLSWYIP
- a CDS encoding helix-turn-helix domain-containing protein; translated protein: MEKFSVLSIHLFHPGCWTSITDKYEVNVKLISQNFSDDDFFSSRVLILGRDTKKLINEMRTSKSVKVIKVYSMDRGAFLVDFIYPKRNAISNLIHETESIVVSHRIVDGTEKWKIVANVSFIPKILESLERTSNLINFKEIKLSELRKLMSKLTDRNLEILKIAYERGLFDYPRQCKLTSISNEIGIKPNTLLYHIRKAEKLLLEILLDEYYSLL